Within the Scyliorhinus canicula chromosome 18, sScyCan1.1, whole genome shotgun sequence genome, the region TGCCATTTCTATTTTTTGCAGATCAGGCCGGCATCATGAGGACCGGAATGTTGGGCCTCCTGGTTCGTCCAAATGCCCTGGTGAAATGCTGTTCTGTGTAGGTGCAGCTCGCTCCTGATCCATGCAGGCAGGCTGGTCAGTGCTGTACTGCATATACGCAGTCCGCTCCTGATCCATGCAGGCAGGCTGGTCAGTGCTGTACTGCATATACGCAGTCCGCTCCTGATCCATGCAGGCAGGCTGGTCAGTGCTGTACTGCATATACGCAGTCCGCTCCTGATCCATGCAGGCAGGCTGGTCAGTGCTGTACTGCATATACGCAGTCCGCTCCTGATCCACGCAGGCAGGCTGGTCAGTGCTGTACTGCATATACGCAGTCCGCTCCTGATCCACGCAGGCAGGCTGGTCAGTGCTGTACTGCATATACGCAGTCCGCTCCTGATCCATGCAGGCAGGCTGGTCAGACGCTGTACGGCATATACGCAGTCCGCtcctgatccacgccggcaggcTGGTCAGACGCTGTACGGCATATACGCAGTCCGCTCCTGATCCACGCAGGCAGGCTGGTCAGTGCTGTACTGCATATACGCAGTCCGCTCCTGATCCACGCAGGCAGGCTGGTCAGTGCTGTACTGCATATATGCAGTCCGCTCCTGATCCACGCAGGTAGGCTGGTCAGACGCTGTACGGCATATACGCAGTCCGCTCCTGATCCATGCAGGCAGGCTGGTCAGACGCTGTACGGCATATACGCAGTCTGCTCCTGATCCACGCAGGCAGGCTGGTCAGACGCTGTACGGCATATACGCAGTCCGCTCCTGATCCATGCAGGCAGGCTTGTCAGACGCTGTACGGCATATACGCAGTCCGCTCCTGATCCATGCAGGCAGGCTTGTCAGACGCTGTACGGCATATATGCAGTCCGCTCCTGTCCATTCAGAAACCCTAGTCAGTGCAAAACTGCATATACACAGTCCGCTCCTGGTCCATGCAGAAACCCTGGTCAGTGCTGTACGGCATATACACAGTCCGCTCCTGATCCACGCAGGCAGGCTGGTCAGACGTTGTACGGCATATACGCAGTCCGCTCCTGATCCATGCAGGCAGGCTTGTCAGACGCTGTACGGCATATACGCAGTCCGCTCCTGATCCATGCAGGCAGGCTGGTCAGACGCTGTACGGCATATACGCAGTCCGCTCCTGGGCCATGCAGAAACCCTGGTCAGTGCTATACTGCATATATGCAGTCCGGTCCTGGGCCATGCAAAAACCCTGGTCAGTGCTGTACTGCATATACGCAGTCCGCTCCTGGGCCATGCAGAaaccctggttagtgctgtactGCATATATGCAGTCCGCTCCTGGGCCATGCAAAAACCCTGGTCAGTGCTGTACTGCATATATGCAGTCCGCTCCTGGGCCATGCAAAAACCCTGGTCAGTGCTGTACTGCATATATGCAGTCCGCTCCTGGGCCATGCAAAAaccctgttcagtgctgtactgcaTATACGCAGTCTGCTCCTGTCCAGATGCTTTGATAAAATGCTGTTCTATGCAGGCCTATCCCGGTTTGTGCATACACTCTGATTAATCGTTGTCTTGCGCATGGGCAGGTCATTCCTGGTCCATGTATGCACCCTGGTCAAATGCTGTCCTGCGTAGGAGCAGACCACTTCCAGTCCATGCAGATACCCTGATCAATCTGTACTGTGTATGTGTagaccagggtggcacggtagcatagtggctagcactgttgcttcacagctccatagtcccaggttcgattcccagcttgggtcactgtctgtgtcgagtctgcacattctccccgtgtctgcttgggtctcaccccacaaccctaaagacgtgcaggttaggtggattggccacgttaaattgccccttagtgtcccagggTTTTTTCTGATGAAGCTTCGAATCCTTGTTTCTTTATACGATTTCTTCCAGCTTTTTGAAGGTTCGATTATGTCATTTTTATGACTGGTTGCTGAGGTTATGTTTCGCTGATCCAGTAAACAGGATCCATATATTCAGACAGACCCCAACAAGTACTGATGTTTGATCAAACCACAGCAACTCCGAATGTTTTATGGCCTGTTGTTCTTCACACTTGTTTATTTCTCATCCTGCCTCTGCATTTTCCCCAGACCCTGTTCTTTTCATTCCATGAGTTGATAACGATCTGGGACGTCCTGCTGTCCAGCATCCTGTTGTAGAAACTGCATTTCCAGAAAATCTCTCTAAAACCGTTGCTGTTTCTTTAGTATCTTTGTAACTTGGCCATCTTCCCCATTAGGCTTAGGGCCAGGGCTATAGCAGCCCATGCAGATGTCCCGATCAAACACTGCATGTACTGCACATGCATAGCCCACTCCTGGTTCCTGCAGACGCTCTGATCAAATGGTGCACTGTACATGTGCAGCCTACTCCCAGCCCGTGCAGCTCCCTCCCCGGGGCGTGCTGGCGAATGTGGTTCCCTGTCTCCTGGTGATATAAATCTCACAAAAGTGTTAAAAGTGAATCAGTGATTTTCAGCCAGTTTCTGAAACCTGCTAAATCGGAGCGGGCCTGGGAGCAGGAAAGGAAGGAATTGGAGTTTGGACACCACACCAGTGGAAggataagaacacaagaaatagaagtaggagtaagccattcagcccctcaagcctgctctgccattctgtaAAATGTTGGACCAGAACACCACTTTCTCACTTGATCACCATTTTCCTTATTTTGGCCTTGGAAGGAGTGCAGTAACCGCACAGACAGCCCCGCACGCAGAGTACAGCCCCGCACGCAGAGTACAGCCCCGCACGCAGAGTACAGCCCCGCACGCAGAGTACAGCCCCGCACGCAGAGTACAGCCCCGCACGCAGAGTACAGCCCCGCACGCAGAGTACAGCCCCGCACGCAGAGTACAGCCCCGCACGCAGAGTACAGCCCCGCACGCAGAGTACAGCCCCGCACGCAGAGTACAGCCCCGCACGCAGAGTACAGCCCCGCACGCAGAGTACAGCCCCGCACGCAGAGTACAGCCCCGCACGCAGAGTACAGCCCCGCACGCAGAGTACAGCCCCGCACGCAGAGTACAGCCCCGCACGCAGAGTACAGCCCCGCACGCAGAGTACAGCCCCGCACGCAGAGTACAGCCCCGCACGCAGAGTACAGCCCCGCACGCAGAGTACAGCCCCGCACGCAGAGTACAGCCCCGCACGCAGAGTACAGCCCCGCACGCAGAGTACAGCCCCGCACGCAGAGTACAGCCCCGCACGCAGAGTACAGCCCCGCACGCAGAGTACAGCCCCGCACGCAGAGTACAGCCCCGCACGCAGAGTACAGCCCCGCACGCAGAGTACAGCCCCGCACGCAGAGTACAGCCCCGCACGCAGAGTACAGCCCCGCACGCAGAGTACAGCCCCGCACGCAGAGTACAGCCCCGCACGCAGAGTACAGCCCCGCACGCAGAGTACAGCCCCGCACGCAGAGTACAGCCCCGCACGCAGAGTACAGCCCCGCACGCAGAGTACAGCCCCGCACGCAGAGTACAGCCCCGCACGCAGAGTACAGCCCCGCACGCAGAGTACAGCCCCGCACGCAGAGTACAGCCCCGCACGCAGAGTACAGCCCCGCACGCAGAGTACAGCCCCGCACGCAGAGTACAGCCCCGCACGCAGAGTACAGCCCCGCACGCAGAGTACAGCCCCGCACGCAGAGTACAGCCCCGCACGCAGAGTACAGCCCCGCACGCAGAGTACAGCCCCGCACGCAGAGTACAGCCCCGCACGCAGAGTACAGCCCCGCACGCAGAGTACAGCGCCCTAGAGCCGCACAGTACAGCCCCGCACGCAGAGCACAGCGCCCTAGAGCCGCACAGTACAGCCCCGCACGCAGAGCACAGCGCCCTAGAGCCGCACAGTACAGCCCCGCACGCAGAGCACAGCGCCCTAGAGCCGCACAGTACAGCCCCGCACGCAGAGCACAGCGCCCTAGAGCCGCACAGTACAGCCCCGCACGCAGAGCACAGCGCCCTAGAGCCGCACAGTACAGCCCCTCACGCAGCGTACAGCCCCTCACGCAGAGTACAGCGCCCTAGAGCCGCACAGTACAGCACTGCAGTAACAGTACAGCGCGATGCAGAGCAGCGCAGACAACTCAGCGCAGAGAACAAACTGCCACACAGTGCAATGTCGAGCAGCGCGCGCAGTGCAATGTCGAGCAGCGCACGCAGTGCAATGTCGAGCAGACAGTACTGCAGAGTGCAATGTAGAGCAGAGCTGATTCACCACAATGATACCGGACCTAAGATGATTAAATTGCTATCTCAGGTGACATAGACTGAAAGATTAAGGGATAATCTAATTGTTTAAGAGGATTAAACAATTTGATACGGTTGAGAGATAAACCATTTCCTCTGggtattggggatgggggtgcagaACCTTAACGTTGGAGCCAGATTGTTCTGGGGGGCCTGACAGGAAGCAACTCCACACCCAAAGGGCAGTGGACATCTTGGACTCTCTCATTCAAAGAGTTTGAAACGTGGGAGGGTCCATTGGAAATTTCAGAATGGACATTGAGGAGAAATTTTAAAACGAGATTTTTAAAGGTTACAGAACCAAGTTGAGTAAATGGAGTTAAAATACAGTTCgcccatgatcaaattgaatggcagaacagactcgatgggaagAATGGCCTCTTTATTTCTGTGTTTCAGGTTCACAGATGTATTTAAACAAGTTAAAATAGTGGACAACAATCACATTTATCAAGCTGGattgtgaggtagttgattctgagaccagggtcctgaatctcagTAAAGGTAACGATGATGgtgtgaggcatgagctggctgtgacggactgggaaacattactgaaaggaaggacagcggacagacaatggcagcattcaaggaacgaataggtgatCTCCAAACTCTGTTTATTCCTttttggcacaagagtagaaagggaactgtggccaaaccatggtttacaagggaaattagagatagtattagattcaaagaagagataTAGATTtaagcaagaaaaagcaataggatTGAGGGTtggaaacagtttaaaattcagcaaaggcagacgatgggattgattaagaagggaaagtacaatttgaaagtaagctagcggggaacataaaaactgactgtaaaagtttctccaggtatgtaaagagaaaaagattggttaaaaactaatgtaggccccttacagtcagaaacgggggaattaacggaacaaagaaaaatgctgaGGAAcgaaattcgtactttgcttctgtcttcacggaAGCAgatatgaataatgtaccggaacatctgagaaacacaagatttgagtgaggagctgaaggaaattagtatcagtagagaaatggttttggagaaattaatgggattgaaggcggataaatctccagggtctgataatcttcatcccagagtaattaaggaagtggcccgagaaatagtagattcattggtggtcattttccaaaattctgtggactctggaatggttcctccagattggagggtagcgaatttaaccctgctattcaaaaagagaggtagagagaaaacagggaactatagaccagtgagcctaacgtcggtagtagggaagttgctggagtccattatcaagggtttcacagcatttggaaagcagcagtgtaatcagacaaagtcagcgtgGATTTACGAAATggaatcatgcttgataaatctagaattctttgaaggtgtaattggtagagttgaccagggagaaccagtgaatgtggtttatttagactttcagaaggctttcaagaaGGTCTCACGTAGCAAATTGCTATGTAAAGATGAAGCACACGGGATTACAGGTAatatcttgagatggatagaaagctggttagcagacaggaagcaaaaggttggCAAAAGGATCAATTTCAGATGGTcaggcagtgactcgtggggtaccgcagggatctgtgctcggaccccaactaatcacattatatattaatgatttggataagggaagtaaatgtattatctccaaattggctgatgataccaagttgggtgggagggtgagctgtgaggaggatgcagagatgcttcagtgggatttggacaggctgagtgagtgggcacatgcacggcggatgcagtataatgtggataaatgtgaggttatccacttccgTAGCAACAATGGGAAAgcaggttattatttgaatgggtgtaaattgagagaggcggatactcagcgagaccttggtgtccttgtgaatcagtcgctgaaagtaagcgcgcaggtacagccggcagtaaagagggtaaatggtatgttgaccttcatagcgagaggatttgaggataggaatagagatgttttactgcaattgtatagggcattggagaggccacacctggagtattgtgggcagttttggtgtccttatcttgCTATGGAGgatgtgcagcgaaggtttaccagactgattcctgggatagcgggaatgtcatatgaggagagacaaagTCAGCTAggattattggagtttagaagagtgagaggggatctcatagaaactgatGATATTCTAACAGGTTAGATTCagcaagaatgttcccgatggtgggggagtccagatctaggggtcatagttagaggataaggggtaaaccttttaggactgaggtgaggagaaatttcttcacccagagagcggggaatctgtggaattcactcccacagaaagtagttgaggccaaaacattgtgtaatttaaaGAAGTAATTAGATATagatcttggggctaaagggattgttgctcgttatgctttcccttaatttgctctgttttaattacctttgctcaagagtcgccaggtatctttctgataccaccacagggttcaaagccaaatactgatcaatgactcgatacaccagttagtgagtttgaaatcaatacatgtttatttacacacacagtcaattattacttatgcataaactctactggctaaactacaactactactaaaagcctatacttagcttcgagtggcccactcagtcagaggaacaatggtcgttgtccggttctgatactgttggctttgaactggtatagaatagtagctaggagcgtctatcccgtagcgtgcgttgaccttagacttggctggtgcttggcggcctctcgtcgctgagagccaaacgCCAAGGTGTAGGTTGAGAAGCTAAGAGTTCTCAAGAGCTTCTAAAAGAGCGAACTGACcgtggggactctgttttatagcccccagggtctcgcgcccttctgggcggaccttgGACTTGGtctcaattaattggaccatgttccaatcatTTGTATCGATTCTTTCCAATACCAGGGTCGTTCcccgatcgttgggcgggctctatcaaaccgttggcctgcctttgttttagcttccactggtgccgggaagtctgtcctggtaccgattgtttcaatgtttcttattGTCCCCGGAgacagctcattactatgctaatggattgtagtttcagttctgtctgggttctgcaacttccaatccacaggaaaccttgcacctgcttgtttttctaatgctgtccatttttccctgcactctttgcgagtatccattttggaattgggacgtggccaccccaggtggctacaggatcgagggatttgggggtggggggggggggggggggggaggcgggatcagggtattgaacttgatgatcagccatgatgaatggtggagcaggatcgaggggctgaatggcctcctgtttctattttctatttatGTTTCTATGTGCATTGTAATATAAAGGTTGAgattttaactcattcaaaaTCCACCCTCTACTACAGTTCAGTTCAGGCTCTAAGCATCATTCAGCGGTGATGATTTGTGATACAAGAGGCCTTGGAGCCTGGAttccactgacccatcactggatAAGGATGAGGGAATACAGGATGCAGTGGAACCTGAAGTTCAAGCTATTGAGAAGCTTGGTCCGCTAGACTTCTCCTGTTAGACGCTGGGCGGAATTCACCACCTCACACTGTCGCTAGTGGAGATCCCGGTGAGGTGGAGAATCCCACATAAATGAAGAaaatgggattggtgctgggcgCCGATCTGTTTCCAATGCTCCGGTCCCCGCTGGCACAGGATCGGGGATCACGCCCTTTGCCAGCAGGAGTATGTAAAtgagtcattaagacccattttcatccacttagcgggccgggcaccatattctcccggCCCGCGTGTGGGAGAAATGAGTTTGATTTCATGGGACATTgataccagtactggggaaggagggagctgttcctATGGGACtgtcttcacctgaatcatgttgggaccaggaatcagtctggtaaaccttcgctgcactccctctcgagcaagatcatccttagataaggggaccaaaactgcacacaatattccaggtgaggcctcaccaaggccctgtataattgcagcaagacatccctgttcctgtactcaaatcatctcgcaatgaaggccaacataccatttgtcttctttaccgcctgctgtacctccatgcttaccttcagcgactggggcacaaggacacccaggtcttgttgcacattcccctttcctaatttatggtcattcagataatcatctgccttcctgttttcgctaccaaagtggataacctcgcatttatcaaaATTATACTCCATCTTCCATTAATGTCCCCCCTTATGACtttcccaaatcacactgaaggatgtctgcatcctcctcacagctcaccctcccacccaacttcgtGTTGTGTggtaatttggagatattgcattttgctcccacatctaaatcattaatatatattgtgaatagctggggtcccagcaccaatctctgtggtaccccactagtcactgcctgccaatctgaaaaagacccgctaattcctactctttgtttctttgtctgccaaccagttttctatccatctcaatacacttaccccaatcccatgcgctttaatttcacACGCTAATCTCTCATACAGGacattgtcaaaagctttctgaaagtccaaatataccacatccactggcaccccctcatcaactctactagttacatccgcTAAGAATTCCAGTCGATTTATCAGGcataatttccccttcataaatccatactgacttGGTCTGATCCTGCCAATGTTTTCTCAGTACTCTGCGATAAACCCCGACCTGTTCGTTGCAGATTTGGGAGTTTTTACTTAACTGATTGGGGCATTGCGGATGCCCCTATGTGACATTAGTGTTATAAAGGTGGCTattgtgattttaaaaacagaaagATGTTTCAaattcctttatcagagttacaaaggcagagctcagagtgtggacaggggcaaacccctaatccagctccttgcccgcTCTAAaaaccaattcatggtccccacaagagagacagcccagatccaggcattacacctgacctcacgcccatcttagccaaaaggccgagaagtgatCTAAAACAGAAAGTTGACACACGTCTCTGAACACAGTTTACTAATATATTCCTCAAACTCTGAAATATCGATGTTCAACATATTGCCTTTCACGAAGCAAACTCCTGTATTTTTTCAATGTGTTGACAGAGTTTATTCTTTACCATTGAACTGGGTTTATTTCCCTTTCAGCCACAATGACGGCCTATTGGAAGTGGTTGGTGTCTATGGCTCATTCCATTGTGCTCAGATCCATGTGAAACTGGCTAATCCGGTGCGTCTGGGCCAGGCGCACACAGTCAGAGTAAGTGCATGTCCCTCAGAAAGGGAACAGCCAATGGGTCAAAATCACCCAAAATTCCTTTTCACGTTAACTGTGCTTTACTTGGAATTTTGGGGTTGGGCGGGAGTGAGGGGGCGCCAGCAGAGGAGCTGGGGTGTCGC harbors:
- the LOC119953589 gene encoding microtubule-associated protein P320-like, yielding MLDQNTTFSLDHHFPYFGLGRSAVTAQTAPHAEYSPARRVQPRTQSTAPHAEYSPARRVQPRTQSTAPHAEYSPARRVQPRTQSTAPHAEYSPARRVQPRTQSTAPHAEYSPARRVQPRTQSTAPHAEYSPARRVQPRTQSTAPHAEYSPARRVQPRTQSTAPHAEYSPARRVQPRTQSTAPHAEYSPARRVQPRTQSTAPHAEYSPARRVQPRTQSTAPHAEYSPARRVQPRTQSTAPHAEYSPARRVQPRTQSTAPHAEYSPARRVQPRTQSTAPHAEYSPARRVQPRTQSTAPHAEYSPARRVQPRTQSTAPHAEYSPARRVQPRTQSTAPHAEYSPARRVQPRTQSTAPHAEYSPARRVQPRTQSTAPHAEYSALEPHSTAPHAEHSALEPHSTAPHAEHSALEPHSTAPHAEHSALEPHSTAPHAEHSALEPHSTAPHAEHSALEPHSTAPHAAYSPSRRVQRPRAAQYSTAVTVQRDAEQRRQLSAENKLPHSAMSSSARSAMSSSARSAMSSRQYCRVQCRAELIHHNDTGPKMIKLLSQVT